One segment of Ktedonobacteraceae bacterium DNA contains the following:
- a CDS encoding DinB family protein → MRTELEEARSDFLALLVSLSETDLQQKSVTSAWTVKEVLVHIVF, encoded by the coding sequence GTGCGGACAGAGCTAGAAGAGGCCAGAAGCGACTTTCTGGCTCTGCTTGTTTCTCTCTCGGAGACCGACTTGCAGCAGAAGAGCGTCACGTCCGCCTGGACCGTCAAAGAAGTGCTGGTCCATATCGTCTTCTGA
- a CDS encoding beta-glucosidase, whose amino-acid sequence MSITDDTKRAGAAQDDIAAQTQPRGRAKSAFPADFLWGAASSAYQVEGATHEDGRGMSIWDRFVTIPGAIYDGQTADIAADHYHLMEQDVTLMARLGLSSYRFSIAWPRILPDGTGSVNKKGLDFYDRLVDALLARGIQPLATLHHWDLPLALQERGGWLNRDTAYAFADYATVVAQRLGDRVRWWLTHNEPWCIAYLGYGLGMHAPGIRDVQMAVTVGHHVLLSHGLAVSRLRAHTSAGVQVGIAIDFYPVYAADNQPETLAGLEKADAFRNRWFLDPVFRASYPEHLFADMGVLPPPIQDTDFTIIATPIDFLGVNYYSRIMVRGLPEPEQQNTAAKQEARPGGAQLNQPPVAERYEAVKQVPGSSYTEMGWEIYPSGLANILTRLNREYGPKALLVTESGAAFNDQWDGGHTVHDSQRTQYLREHIATLEQVVAQGVPVKGYFVWSLTDNFEWGEGYSKRFGLVYIDYPTQRRIVKDSGYWYASFLASQRRT is encoded by the coding sequence ATGAGCATTACCGACGATACAAAACGCGCAGGAGCCGCGCAGGACGATATCGCCGCCCAGACGCAGCCCCGGGGCCGCGCAAAGAGCGCCTTCCCGGCGGACTTTCTATGGGGCGCGGCCAGTTCCGCTTATCAGGTCGAGGGAGCCACACATGAAGACGGGCGTGGCATGTCGATCTGGGACCGTTTCGTGACCATCCCCGGCGCTATTTACGACGGTCAGACAGCTGATATTGCTGCCGATCATTATCACCTGATGGAGCAGGATGTGACTCTAATGGCCCGCCTGGGTTTGAGCTCCTACCGCTTCTCCATCGCCTGGCCGCGTATCCTGCCGGATGGCACAGGCAGCGTGAACAAGAAAGGCCTGGATTTTTATGATCGCCTGGTCGATGCTCTCCTTGCCAGGGGAATACAACCTCTGGCCACCCTCCACCACTGGGATTTACCGCTCGCTTTGCAGGAGCGGGGCGGTTGGCTCAATCGTGATACGGCATATGCCTTTGCCGACTATGCCACGGTCGTAGCCCAACGCCTGGGAGATCGCGTCAGGTGGTGGCTGACGCATAACGAACCCTGGTGCATCGCCTACCTCGGTTATGGCCTTGGCATGCACGCCCCGGGCATACGAGATGTGCAGATGGCAGTGACTGTTGGGCATCACGTACTGCTCTCTCATGGACTGGCGGTATCGCGCCTGCGAGCGCATACCAGTGCAGGCGTGCAGGTGGGTATCGCCATCGATTTCTACCCCGTCTATGCCGCCGATAACCAGCCTGAAACACTCGCCGGCCTGGAAAAGGCCGACGCTTTCCGCAATCGCTGGTTCCTGGACCCCGTTTTTCGTGCAAGCTATCCTGAGCATCTTTTTGCCGACATGGGCGTTCTTCCGCCACCAATCCAGGACACCGACTTCACTATCATCGCAACTCCCATCGACTTTCTCGGCGTGAATTATTATTCGCGCATCATGGTGCGCGGATTGCCAGAGCCTGAGCAACAGAACACGGCCGCTAAGCAAGAGGCGCGACCCGGCGGCGCGCAATTAAACCAGCCACCGGTCGCTGAAAGATATGAGGCGGTCAAACAGGTGCCAGGATCGTCTTATACCGAGATGGGCTGGGAGATTTATCCCTCGGGATTGGCCAATATTTTGACACGCCTCAATCGTGAGTACGGGCCGAAAGCGCTACTCGTGACCGAAAGCGGCGCCGCGTTCAACGATCAATGGGATGGTGGCCATACCGTCCACGATTCGCAGCGCACTCAATACCTGCGCGAGCATATTGCTACCCTAGAGCAGGTAGTCGCTCAGGGCGTACCCGTGAAAGGTTACTTCGTCTGGTCGCTGACGGATAACTTCGAATGGGGGGAAGGATACAGCAAGCGTTTCGGCCTGGTCTACATCGATTACCCAACGCAGCGCCGCATCGTCAAAGATAGTGGCTACTGGTACGCCTCGTTCCTGGCCTCACAGCGCAGGACGTAG
- a CDS encoding ABC transporter permease → MQVTNLTDAQIQSATILDRARGRGSSILRVLTSNPKITFGTTVVALFVLVAIAAPLLTPYNPDASVVVGSLPPSPAHILGTTGLGQDMFAQIVYGARVSLLVGFAAAIGSTFLQVFFGLTSAFFGGVIDEVLSLIINVFLVLPGLPLTIVLASLASTADAANKNEFVIALVLLFTSWSYGARVLRAQTLSLKEREFVTAARSSGESSLRLIFAEILPNEAALVASTFIGTFVYAVGAEVALEFLGLGDTSKASWGEILYWAQNNGALIVGKWWQFVPAGLCVAILCASLTFINFGIDELANPRLRNEGKLASRKQKKKTADRPIS, encoded by the coding sequence ATGCAGGTAACAAATCTCACCGATGCGCAAATCCAATCCGCGACCATATTAGACAGAGCAAGGGGCCGCGGAAGCAGTATCCTGCGTGTCCTCACATCCAATCCCAAAATCACTTTCGGTACCACAGTGGTAGCTCTTTTTGTGCTGGTGGCGATAGCGGCTCCATTGCTGACTCCCTATAACCCGGATGCCAGCGTCGTTGTCGGCTCGCTGCCCCCCTCGCCCGCGCACATTCTGGGCACCACCGGCCTGGGGCAGGATATGTTCGCCCAGATCGTCTATGGCGCGCGTGTCTCGTTGCTGGTTGGCTTCGCCGCCGCCATCGGTTCCACTTTCCTGCAGGTATTTTTTGGGCTGACCTCCGCCTTTTTTGGCGGCGTCATCGACGAAGTGCTTTCCCTGATCATCAACGTCTTTCTCGTGCTGCCAGGCCTGCCGCTGACGATTGTACTGGCTTCGTTAGCCAGCACCGCCGACGCCGCGAATAAAAACGAATTCGTCATTGCCCTGGTGCTGCTCTTCACCTCATGGAGCTACGGAGCTCGTGTCCTGCGAGCGCAAACGCTCTCATTAAAAGAGCGCGAATTCGTAACTGCCGCCCGCTCATCCGGTGAAAGCTCCCTGCGCCTGATCTTTGCCGAGATACTGCCCAATGAGGCCGCTCTGGTCGCTTCTACCTTTATCGGAACATTTGTGTACGCGGTAGGGGCGGAAGTGGCGCTGGAATTTCTTGGCCTCGGTGATACATCGAAAGCCAGTTGGGGCGAAATATTATACTGGGCGCAAAATAATGGAGCGCTTATCGTAGGAAAATGGTGGCAATTCGTACCGGCAGGCTTATGCGTTGCCATCCTCTGCGCAAGCCTGACCTTTATCAATTTTGGCATCGACGAACTGGCAAACCCTCGCCTGCGCAACGAAGGCAAGCTTGCCAGCCGCAAACAAAAGAAAAAGACTGCTGACCGACCAATCTCGTAG
- a CDS encoding ABC transporter permease produces the protein MRFLLRRVTFYLIALWAAITFNFIIPRLMPGDPAEAYIAKLQTQQITRAQIDAIRAEFGVNPNVPIWKQYLDYLNGILHGNLGIATSQFPSQVSDILRQSLPWTIGLVGSALIISFIIGTLVGMLIAWRRGSWYDTVTPPILTFFSAVPYFWMALALVYIFGVNLNWFPTDSGYDVFSVTPGWSMDFISSVIQHAVLPVATLVLGSLAGWVLTMRNTMVTTLSEDYLLMAQAKGLPERRVMVNYAARNAILPSITSFSISLGLVVSGSLLTEIVFNYPGIGFALYKGVQADDYALVEGCFLVIALAVLIANFLSELVYAFLDPRVRQGRS, from the coding sequence ATGCGCTTTCTCTTGAGGCGTGTGACCTTCTATTTGATTGCGCTATGGGCCGCGATCACCTTCAATTTTATCATCCCGCGCCTGATGCCCGGCGACCCCGCCGAAGCCTATATCGCCAAATTGCAGACGCAGCAGATCACGCGCGCGCAAATCGATGCCATCCGCGCCGAATTCGGCGTCAATCCGAACGTGCCCATCTGGAAGCAGTACCTTGATTATCTGAACGGCATCCTGCACGGCAACCTGGGTATTGCAACCTCGCAGTTTCCCTCGCAGGTCTCCGATATCCTGCGCCAGAGCTTACCCTGGACGATTGGCCTGGTTGGCTCTGCCCTGATCATCAGTTTTATCATCGGTACATTAGTGGGCATGTTGATCGCATGGCGGCGCGGCTCCTGGTACGATACCGTCACGCCGCCCATCCTGACGTTTTTCTCTGCCGTGCCTTATTTCTGGATGGCCCTGGCCCTGGTGTATATCTTCGGCGTCAACCTCAACTGGTTCCCGACCGATAGCGGCTATGATGTCTTCAGCGTCACTCCCGGTTGGAGCATGGATTTCATCAGCAGCGTAATCCAGCATGCGGTCCTGCCGGTAGCGACGCTGGTACTTGGTTCGCTGGCCGGTTGGGTCCTCACCATGCGCAATACGATGGTCACAACGCTTTCAGAAGATTATCTGCTCATGGCGCAGGCGAAAGGTCTGCCTGAAAGACGGGTAATGGTCAACTACGCGGCCCGTAACGCCATTTTACCCAGCATCACCAGCTTCTCCATCTCGCTTGGTCTGGTTGTGAGCGGCTCGCTGCTGACGGAGATCGTGTTCAACTATCCTGGCATCGGCTTTGCCCTCTATAAAGGCGTGCAGGCCGATGATTACGCCCTGGTTGAAGGATGTTTCCTCGTCATCGCGCTGGCGGTGCTGATCGCCAATTTCCTGTCCGAGCTGGTCTATGCGTTCCTCGATCCGCGCGTGCGGCAAGGGAGGAGCTAG